Proteins from one Gossypium raimondii isolate GPD5lz chromosome 8, ASM2569854v1, whole genome shotgun sequence genomic window:
- the LOC105792160 gene encoding homeobox protein HD1: MQEPGLGMMSSGGGSGGIGGLSSGEVSVSGEQNRQLKAEIAVHPLYEQLLAAHVSCLRVATPIDQLPLIDAQLAQSHNLLRSYASQHHQHGHSLSPHERQELDNFLAQYLIVLCTFKEQLQQHVRVHAIEAVMACREIENNLQALTGVTLGEGTGATMSDDEDDMQMDFSLDQSGTDGHDLMGFGPLVPTESERSLMERVRQELKIELKQGFKSRIEDVREEILRKRRAGKLPGDTTTVLKNWWQQHSKWPYPTEDDKAKLVEETGLQLKQINNWFINQRKRNWHSNSQSVTSLKSKRKR; the protein is encoded by the exons ATGCAAGAACCAGGGTTAGGTATGATGAGTAGTGGTGGTGGGAGTGGTGGAATTGGAGGGTTAAGCAGCGGAGAAGTGTCGGTTTCCGGTGAGCAGAACCGACAGCTGAAGGCTGAGATAGCTGTTCATCCGCTATATGAGCAGCTATTAGCAGCTCATGTTTCTTGTCTCCGTGTGGCAACGCCAATCGACCAGTTGCCTTTGATTGACGCACAGTTAGCACAATCTCATAACCTTCTTAGATCTTATGCTTCACAGCATCATCAACATGGTCATTCCCTATCACCCCATGAAAGACAGGAGCTCGACAACTTCTTG GCACAATATTTGATAGTTCTGTGTACTTTCAAAGAACAGCTTCAACAACATGTCAGAGTCCATGCCATTGAAGCTGTCATGGCTTGCCGTGAAATCGAAAATAACTTGCAAGCTCTTACTG GAGTCACGTTGGGTGAAGGAACAGGTGCAACAATGTCAGATGATGAGGATGATATGCAGATGGACTTCTCTTTGGATCAATCCGGCACCGATGGGCATGATTTAATGGGTTTTGGTCCCTTGGTTCCTACTGAATCCGAAAGATCTTTAATGGAGAGGGTTCGCCAGGAGCTcaagattgaattgaaacag GGTTTTAAATCTAGAATCGAAGATGTGAGGGAGGAAATTTTACGGAAAAGAAGGGCTGGGAAATTACCAGGTGACACAACTACGGTGCTAAAGAACTGGTGGCAACAACACTCAAAGTGGCCATACCCAACT GAAGATGATAAGGCCAAACTTGTGGAGGAAACAGGATTGCAGCTAAAGCAAATCAACAACTGGTTCATCAACCAGAGGAAGCGTAACTGGCATAGCAACTCTCAATCTGTCACCTCTTTAAAGTCGAAGCGAAAACGGTAG